One Solanum lycopersicum chromosome 2, SLM_r2.1 genomic region harbors:
- the LOC104645864 gene encoding receptor-like protein 51, which yields MAPLFLSFTFLLFLLSTKSSSQSTNLDPNQLKALRSLSVPTGKDPCSPLHNSTICDSSTPFHHLISLKLINCSTDVTLSQSSLKTLSTLQDLQFINCPVSPVHFPSELSSSLQSFTCINSLKKLTSVWLIQLRNVVSLTVSHVPVSASGPSIILNSIKNLQSVTISHANLKGVVPTKWHMNLTYVDLSGNQLKGKIPSSLTELENLLHLNLSSNSLNGTIPNSFGNLLSLRNVSLASNALSGSIPKSISAISGLVHLDLGSNQLNGTVPKFISDMKGLKYLNLERNNFEGVLPFNASFIKKLVVFKVGENSNLCYNHSTLSSKLKLGIAACDKHGLPVSPPPPKEDFSDDTAEDDTPPPKHEHGPSRVVFGVAIGLSSIVFLIILLVLLSKCCK from the coding sequence ATGGCTCCATTGTTCCTCTCATTCACCTTTCTACTCTTTCTACTCTCCACAAAATCATCATCTCAATCCACTAATCTTGACCCAAACCAACTCAAAGCTCTCAGATCACTAAGTGTACCAACAGGAAAAGACCCCTGTTCTCCTCTTCACAATTCCACCATTTGTGACTCTTCCACTCCCTTTCACCATCTCATCTCTCTCAAACTCATAAACTGTTCAACTGATGTTACATTATCCCAATCATCTCTCAAAACTCTCTCCACTCTCCAAGACTTACAGTTCATCAACTGCCCTGTTTCTCCTGTTCATTTCCCTTCTGAACTTTCCTCCAGTCTCCAATCCTTCACTTGCATCAACTCTCTCAAGAAACTCACAAGCGTTTGGCTAATTCAATTGCGCAATGTGGTTAGTTTAACGGTGTCACATGTCCCTGTTTCTGCTAGTGGCCCTTCTATAATCTTGAACAGTATCAAGAACTTACAGAGTGTCACAATTTCTCATGCAAATCTCAAAGGGGTTGTTCCTACAAAATGGCATATGAATCTTACTTATGTTGATTTATCTGGGAATCAGCTAAAAGGGAAAATACCAAGTTCTTTAACTGAACTTGAAAATCTTTTGCATTTGAATCTTTCTTCAAATTCACTCAATGGGACTATACCAAATTCATTTGGTAACTTACTTTCTTTAAGAAATGTGTCATTAGCTTCAAATGCTCTGTCTGGAAGTATTCCGAAATCGATTTCTGCAATATCTGGATTAGTCCATCTTGATCTTGGATCAAATCAATTGAATGGAACTGTTCCAAAGTTCATATCAGATATGAAGGGATTGAAATACttgaatcttgaaagaaacaATTTCGAAGGGGTTTTGCCATTCAATGCTTCTTTCATCAAGAAACTAGTTGTGTTCAAAGTGGGAGAAAATTCAAATCTTTGCTACAATCATTCCACACTGTCTTCAAAACTAAAACTTGGCATTGCAGCTTGTGATAAACATGGATTGCCAGTGTCTCCGCCGCCTCCTAAGGAAGATTTCAGTGATGATACTGCCGAGGATGATACTCCACCACCTAAACATGAACATGGACCAAGCAGAGTTGTTTTTGGTGTGGCTATTGGACTTTCATCCATTgtgtttttgattattttattggtTTTATTGTCCAAATGTTGTAAATGA
- the LOC101255261 gene encoding SAP-like protein BP-73 codes for MGATATAVFSSNSISQLPSFSALCKPNLGIRIPKEITYGLSLSTNRRDFHCSTLSTIRADGIRRRKSSKDATPGKTSKGSELNIQPSPDSKLPNSLNQEEIISLFKRIQSSISKGDSTSSKKRSTKSSEERPAIDSVLEILRHSKTEAKGTKDDKGSTHQEDQKEPETDYSPTADPRSTRLRSSFVKRSPLQSPFNSKEKVKLKMETSLENHVESEAVKIEEMKLPQLKELAKSRGLKGYSKLKKSELVELLIGC; via the exons atggGTGCAACAGCAACTGCAGTTTTCTCTTCAAATTCCATATCTCAATTGCCCTCCTTCTCTGCTTTATGTAAACCCAACTTGGGGATCCGAATACCAAaag AGATTACATATGGGCTTTCGTTGAGTACAAATCGTAGGGATTTTCATTGTTCAACTCTCTCCACCATAAGAGCTGATGGGATCAGGCGACGAAAGTCTTCAAAAGATGCTACACCAGGGAAAACATCCAAAGGTAGTGAGCTCAATATACAGCCATCCCCCGACAGTAAATTGCCAAATTCATTGAACCAGGAAGAGATCATTTCTCTTTTCAAGAGAATACAATCTTCAATTTCAAAAGGTGATTCTACAAGTTCCAAGAAAAGAAGTACTAAGTCTTCTGAAGAGAGGCCTGCTATTGATTCGGTCTTAGAAATCCTTCGACATTCAAAGACAGAAGCAAAAG GTACAAAGGATGACAAGGGTTCGACTCATCAAGAAGATCAAAAAGAACCAGAAACAGACTATTCACCAACAGCAGATCCAAGATCAACACGCCTACGGTCAAGCTTTGTGAAAAGATCGCCTCTACAATCCCCATTTAACTCCAAAGAAAAAGTTAAGCTCAAGATGGAGACATCACTGGAGAATCATGTTGAAAGTGAAGCAGTCAAAATTGAAGAAATGAAACTTCCTCAGCTTAAAGAACTGGCAAAATCTAGAGGACTCAAGGGTTATTCAAAACTGAAGAAAAGTGAACTAGTGGAATTACTCATTGGTTGTTGA